A portion of the Thermoanaerobaculia bacterium genome contains these proteins:
- a CDS encoding lmo0937 family membrane protein: MLWTIFVILLILWLLGMVTSYTLGGFIHILLVIAVVILVIRLISGRRVV; this comes from the coding sequence ATGCTTTGGACCATCTTCGTCATTCTGCTCATCCTCTGGTTGCTCGGCATGGTCACGTCGTACACCCTGGGCGGATTCATCCACATTCTCCTCGTCATCGCCGTCGTGATCCTGGTCATTCGGCTGATCTCGGGCCGCCGGGTCGTCTGA